DNA sequence from the Deltaproteobacteria bacterium genome:
GAAAATCTGGCCGGAGTTGTCGAGAAGTAACTCTGGTTGCGGCAAGTAAGACTGTAGCCGTTGAGAATATCTTGGAGGCCATTAATGCTGGGCAGAAAGTGTTTGGAGAAAATTATGTCCAGGAGGGCCGAAATAAGATAGAGGTATTGAGAGGGATGGGTGTAATGCCGCCCAAAGGGGTTAAGTCAATTGCAAGAGAGGGAAAGGGGGTACAAATTCATCTTATTGGCAAATTACAGCACAATAAAGTAAAGTATGCCGTAATGCTTTTTGACGTCATAGAGAGCGTTCACAGCAAGGAAATTGCAAGTGCAATCTCGAATGAGGCGGAGAAACGAGGGTTAGTACAGACTATCTACGTTCAAATAAACATTGCAGAGGAGGGTACAAAGTCAGGCGTCATGCCAGATGAGGCTAAAGATCTTTGTAAGTATGCAATGGGCTTAAGGGGCGTGGATCTCCAGGGTCTAATGACGATTGGAAGTCTGCAACATTTAGGGCAAGATTTGTCGAACATACGACGAAGGGAGTTTGAAGATATGCGGATGTTAAAGGCTGATATTGAAAGAGATATTGGCGCGCCGATTACTGAGATATCCATGGGCATGTCGGATGACTTTGAGCTAGCTATAGAATGTGGTGCTACGGTGGTTCGCGTTGGTAGGGCAATATTTGGTAGCCGATAGCGCTTTAGTGGCGTGTAAGCCGACACGCGCATTTTTTCTGGAAGAATTGATTTTTAGGAGACATT
Encoded proteins:
- a CDS encoding YggS family pyridoxal phosphate-dependent enzyme gives rise to the protein MGKEISDNLILVRERIAAAARKSGRSCREVTLVAASKTVAVENILEAINAGQKVFGENYVQEGRNKIEVLRGMGVMPPKGVKSIAREGKGVQIHLIGKLQHNKVKYAVMLFDVIESVHSKEIASAISNEAEKRGLVQTIYVQINIAEEGTKSGVMPDEAKDLCKYAMGLRGVDLQGLMTIGSLQHLGQDLSNIRRREFEDMRMLKADIERDIGAPITEISMGMSDDFELAIECGATVVRVGRAIFGSR